The following nucleotide sequence is from Candidatus Eisenbacteria bacterium.
ACCGGGTGCCCTGGCCGCTGGCGATCGTCCAGGGGGAGCGCGACCAGTACGGGAGCCCGGCCGCGCTCGCCGAGCTCACGCGAAAATGGGAGCGGACCGGCAGGGTCACCGTGAAAATCATAAGGGGGGCGGACCATTTCTTCACCGGAAAGCTGGCGGAGCTCAAGCAAGCGCTCGAGGAGATTCTATGAACGGGAGTGGAGCCAGGGATAAGGCCGCGGTCGTGACGGGCAGCACGAAGGGGATCGGCCGGGCCGTCGCGGAAGGGTTGCTGGAGGCGGGAGCCAGGGTGGCGATCTCCGCTCGGAACGCCGACGAGGTCGCAGCCGCGGCGAAGGAATTGGAGCGGGGGTATCCGGGGCGCGTTTTCGCGCGTCCTTGCGATGTGCGCCGTGAGGACCAGGTTGCGGCGCTCTTCACCGAGACGGAACGCGCGTTCGGAGGCTTGGACATTCTCGTCAACAACGCGGGAATCGGTCTCTTTCGGAATCTCGAGGAGATGTCGCTCGAGGAATGGAACAGCGTGATCGAGACGAACCTCACGGGCGTATTCCTCTGCTCGCGCGCGGCGATACCGCGCATGAGGAGGAAGGGAGGGGGGTACATCTTCAATATATCCAGCCTCGCGGGGAAAAACGCGTTTCCTTCCGCGACCGCGTACAACGCGTCGAAGTTCGGCCTCAATGGAATGAGCGAAGCGCTGATGCAGGAAGTCCGATACGACGGGATCAAGGTGAGCTACCTCATGCCCGGCAGCGTGGCGACACATTTCGGCGGAACTGCGCCCGGTCCCGACGACGAGTGGAAGATCCGGCCGCGCGACATCGCACGCATCGTCCTCGACCTCCTGAACCAGGATCCGCGGACGCTTCCGAGCGCGGTCGAGATCCGACCGTCGAGGCCCCCTAGGAAGGGCTGAAGAATCCAGCCACGACGCCCAGGAGGGTCGAGCCGGCGACGATGAGCGCAAGGTAGGCCAGGGCCGCCCGGGGACCGATCCACTTCCCGACGACCCCGAGGGTCGGGATGTTCACGATCGGGACCGCGAGCATCATCGCGGTCGCAGGTCCGAAGCCCATGCCCTTGGAGAGGAGCTCCTTCACGAGCGGCAGCTCGGCCCCGGAGCAGAAGTAGAAGGGAATGCCGCTGATCGAAGCAAGCAGGGAGCCGACCGTGGTCCTCTGGCCGTAGAGGATATGCACCCAGTGCCCGGGCACGAGCACGTCGACGACCGCCGCGAGCGCCAAGCTCACCAAGACCCACGGAGCGTACTCCCGCAGCTGGCCCAGGAAACAGCCCCAGACGGAACGGAGGCGGGATGTCACGCCCACAGGCTTGAGCCCGAGCGTATCGCCGTACATCGCCGCGCTCTCGTCCCTTCCCGCCACGGGTTCCAAGGAGCGCGCGTCCGCACCCCGGAGCACGAAGACGCTCGCATAGCCCGCCAAGAGGCCCAGCGCGACGGAAGCCAAGAGCCGGACACCCAGCCAGGTGGCCCCGATCAGCTTCCAGGTCAAGAGCAGCACCGGAATGCTCACCGCGGCTCCGGCGGTCAGAAACCCGAACGTGTGCTTGAGGTCGCCGCCGCGTCGGCGCAGCGCGACCGCAAGCGGGACCATTCCGCACGTACAAAGAGGGATCAGCGCGCCGACCACAGCCGCCAGAAACATCGTTCCCGGGTTCTTTCCCGTGAGGAATCGTGCGATGAACCGCTGGGAGACGAACTCCTCGATGAGCGCTCCGACGAGGAGCGCGACCAGGAAGAGAGGGACGATTTCCACGGCCGAATCGAGAAACACGCGGCCTATCGCGGCGACCGCCGTCTGAATCTCCATCGCCCCATTCTACCTTCTCGGCTCATCCTTGACACGCCTCCCCGCGGTCGTAGAGGATTCCGAGCTTGCCCCGGACCCGGAGGTCTGAATGGCTTTGCGTGATCTTTTGTACCATCCGCTCTTCTTGGGAAGGCGAGCCGCACCGGAGACGCCTCCGTTCGATCCTTTTCCCCCGTCGGGTCGAAAGCCATGGAAGGGTGAGCCCAAGCCCCGTCGCGATCTCGAATTTCACGTGCGGCACTACAAAGTCGTCCTCGACGTTGATCTCGAATCTCGCGAGCTCCGCGGCCGGGCCTCCCTCACCCTCGAAGCGATTCGGGACGGGATTCGCGAGGCCGTTTTGGACGCGGGCGAGCTGAACATCGCATCGGTCGCCGTTGCGGGGAGGGCGGCGCGGCACGAAACCGAAGGGGAGAAGCTCCGGGTTCACCTTCCGAGGTCGCTCGGGGTCGGGCGCCGGGCCACGATCGATATCGCCTATTCCACCCGGCCCCGCAAAGGATTCTTCTTCGTCGGCCCGACCGAAGCCGAATCGGACCGTCACGTCGCGGGTTGGTCGCAGGGCCAGGCGGACGACACCCATTGGTGGATTCCCTGCCTCGAGAGTACGGAGAGCCGCGCGACCCTCGAGATGATCGCCACCGTTCCCCAGGGCTACCGCGCGATCGGAAACGGCAGGCTGATCGGGCGCCGCGTAAACGCGCGCCGGAAGACGGTGACCTATCACTGGCGCCAGGACACAGCCCACCCGGCGTATCTGATCTCTCTCGTGGTCGGGAAATTCGTCGAGCTTCGCGACCGGGCGGGGAAGGTTCCGCTTCATGGATACGTCCCGCGGGGGCGCGAAGCGCAGGGGCGCGAGCTTTTCCGCAAGACACCGACCATGATCGAGTCCTTCGCCAAGGTTTTCGGATACGCCTACCCCTACCCGAAGTACGCCCAGTCCACCGTCTTCGATTTCACCTTCGGGGGCATGGAGAACACCGGGGCGACCACGCTCACCGTGCGCGCGCTCCAGACGCCCGAGGAGGCGAAAGACCAGACGTACGAGACCCTGATCTCACACGAGCTCGCCCACCAGTGGTGGGGAGATCTCGTGACGTGCCGCGATTGGTCGGAGGGATGGCTCAACGAAGGCTTCGCGACCTACTCCGAGGTGGTCTTCTGGGAGGCCGAGCACGGCCGCGACGAAGCCGACTTCGCGCGGCTGGAGCACATGTGCTCATACCTGGTCGAGGACTCAGGCGATTACCGCCGCCCGATCGTGGAGCGGCGATACCGCTACCCGTCCGACATCTTCGATCGGCACCTCTACGAGAAAGGCGCGTGCGTCGTTCATATGCTTCGCGCCACGCTGGGGGACGCGGTCTGGCGCCGCAGCCTCAAGCGCTACCTCGAGCGCCATGCGTTCGGCGCCGTGGAAACCTCCGACCTCCGCCGCGCGTGCGAGGAGGAGTCCGGGCGCAATCTCTCCTGGTTTTTCGATCAGTGGCTCCACCGGGGCGGCCATCCCGAGCTCAAGGTGAGCCGTGAATGGGATGACGCCGGCAAGGCGCTCTTCCTGAGCGTGGAGCAGGTCCAGGAGGCGGACGAGGTGACCCCGTCCGTCTTCCGCATTCCCACGATTCTCGAGCTCGCCGTCGGCGAGCGGCGCCTCAGGCTCCCGATCGACATCAAGGAGCGCAAGGGAACGATCCAGATCCCGCTTCCCGCGAAGCCTCGCTACGTCGCGCTCGACCCGGAGCACGATGTCATGAAGCTCATGGACTTTCCGCGATCGAGCGAGGAGTTGCGTTTCGGCCTCACCCGTTCGTCGTTCGTGCTGGAGCGGATCCGTTGCGCCCGCGAGCTCGTGGCATACGGGGACCAGGCGGCGACCGCGGCGCTCGTCCGGGCCGCGCGGGGCGACCGGTTCTGGGGCGTCCGGATCGCGGCGCTCGCCTCGCTGGGCGAGATCGGAGCGCGCCATCCCGGTCTTGTCGATCGCATCGCGGATCTGGCCAAAGGTCAGAAGCCGCGCGTCCGGCGCGCGGCGACATGGGCGTTCGGCTGGATCGGCGGCGACGACGCGTTGAAGCACTTGACCCGGACCGTGGCCTCGGAGGAAAGCCCCTACAACGCGGGCATGGCCCTTCTCGGAATCGCCCGGGCGAAACGGCAGGACGCGTTCGAGATTCTCCGCTCCGCGGTCGGCCGCGAGAGCCACCGCGACATCTTGAAGCAGCTCATTTTCGACGGAATGGCCTCCCTCAAAGACCCGCGCGCCATTCCGGTCCTGCTCGACCACACCCGGCCCGAGTACCGGAACGAGGCGCGCGAGGCTGCGACCAAAGCGCTCGCGAAGCTGGGGATCGCGGACGATCGTGTCGAGTCCCGCTTGATCGAGCTCCTGCGCGATCCTTGGTTCCGGGTCCGCTCCGCGGCCGCGCGGTCGCTCGCGAAGCTCAAATCCTCCCGCGCGGAGGCGGCGATCCGCGGGGCTCTTCAGGAAGAGCCGATGGACACGGTGCAGAGCGCCTTCGAGGGGGCCCTCGACGAGCTCCGGGCCGGCCGCTAGCCTCCCTCCCCGCGGCGGGATAGAATCTCCACTATGAAGCCTATCCGCGGGCGCGCGCTCATATTCTGGGACCCCAAACGTCCCGGGAAAAAGCTCGACGCGATCGACACCGATCAGATCACCCCGGCCTCCGACTGCGTTTCCGAGAGCCTCGCCACCCTGGACAGGCGCTGGAAGGAGGGCGCCTTCCGATACCTCATGCCGGACTTCCGGTCGCGCGTTCTCCGGGGCGAGAGCTTCCTGATCGCGGGGGATCGTTTTGCGATCGGCTCCTCGCGCGAGATGTCTCCGGCGGGGCTCAAGGGGATCGCAGACGAGGCCGGCCTCGAAATGGTGATCGTCTGCGGGGGGGGCCTCGGAGACATCTTCCGCCGAAACGCGCTCAACCTGGGGCTCCATTTCATCCAGAGCCCGGAGGCGGTGGAGGACGTCCAGGACAAAGATGAGCTCGAATTCGATCCCGTGACCCGCAGCCTCCGGAATCTCTCCCGAGGCAAGACCTACGCGCCCGCTCCGCTCACTCCCAAAGAAGAAGAGATCCGGCGGAGCGGCGGGATCTTCGCGCTGGGACGACGCGAATTTCGAGCGGGGATCAAGCCCATGAGGGTCGAATTCGCGGACAACGCCGCCGCGCGCTCCATGACGAGCACCGAGCAGATCATCTGGGCGCACCGGGTGGACAAGCGCGCGGACGTGGAGCCGGGGGCGACGCTGCAGGTCTTCGCGGATCTTCTCCCCGCTTCGGACGGGACCGCGCCATTTGCGATCCACACGTTCCACCAGATCACAGAGTCCGCCGATGCGAAGCCGCTGCGCGTCGCGATCGCGAACGATCATTTCGTTTTTACGGGAAAGGAATCGGACGAAAAGCAGACCTCCATCTCACGCGAGTTCGCGGAGAAGCACGGGATTGGAGCGCCGCATTACGCGCCCCCCGGCACGGGGATTTTCCATTTCTATTTTCCCGAGCAGGGGCTCATCACTCCCGGCGGGCTTTATCCGGGCGCCGATTCCCATAGCCGCGCCTACGGCGCCTACGGCGCCCTGGGGATCGGTGTGGGGAGCACCACCCTGGGGTTCGGGTGGGCGACCGGCACCATCTACTGCACGGTCGCGAAGCAGCGGCGCGTGGTTTTTGCGGGGAAGCTTCAGCCCTGGGTGAGCGGGAAAGACATCGTCTTGAAGCTTCTCCACGGCTGGGGCGCCAAGCAGTCCCTGGGGATGAGCGTCGAGTTCGTCGACCAAAACCTGGAGCTGCCGATTCCGTACCGCAACACGATCGCCAACATGATGGCTGAAGGAGAGGCCTTGAACGGCATCTTCGCCCAGGACGAAGTCACCGAGGCGTGGTATCGGGAACGTGGCTTCGCGTTGCCCTATCCCAAAGTGAGCCCCGGCGAGAACGCCCGCTATGAGATCGACGAGGAGCTCGATCTATCCTCCGTCGTTCCGATGATCGCCAAACCGTTCAGTCCAGGAAACGCGTTCCCGGCCGACGAGGTAGCGAAAGAGCGGATCACCTTCGACAAGGCGCTGATCGGCTCCTGCACGAACGGAGGCTACGACGACCTTCTCCAGGCGGCGCTCGTGCTCCGGGCCGCGCGGATGCGCGGAATCGAGCGTGTCGCGAAAGGAGCCGAGTTCGTGATATTCCCGGGCAGCGGAACGGTGAAACGGCTGATCGAGCGACCCGATCCACGCTTGCAGGGCGAATCCATCGCGTCGGTGTTCCGCGCCGCGGGAGGCGAGATACGGCAATCCTGGTGTGGACCCTGCTTCGGACAGGGTCCGGATTCGCTCACGAAAGGGCAGCGGGCGATCACTTCGTTCAATCGA
It contains:
- a CDS encoding SDR family oxidoreductase, coding for MNGSGARDKAAVVTGSTKGIGRAVAEGLLEAGARVAISARNADEVAAAAKELERGYPGRVFARPCDVRREDQVAALFTETERAFGGLDILVNNAGIGLFRNLEEMSLEEWNSVIETNLTGVFLCSRAAIPRMRRKGGGYIFNISSLAGKNAFPSATAYNASKFGLNGMSEALMQEVRYDGIKVSYLMPGSVATHFGGTAPGPDDEWKIRPRDIARIVLDLLNQDPRTLPSAVEIRPSRPPRKG